The segment AGTAGAATTTGGTGACGCGGTCGATGCTGTGGCGGTGGTGCGGAAAGCCTTCCTCGGCGCGCTTCCCGATGGGCAGCAGACCGGCAAACTGCACGTGCTCGGGGAGGCCCAGGATTTCCTTGACCTTGTCGGGCTGGAAGCCCAGCATCGGCACGGTGTCGTAGCCGAGGCTGCGCGCGGCGATCATCAGAAAGCTGAAGGCAATATTGGCCTGAGTCAGGCCCCACTGGCCGCGCTGTGCGACGTCCAGGCTGCCGAAGGCGCCGTCGAAGGTGGCGCGCTGGCCGGTGCGGCCCTGCTCACCCATGCCGGGGTGGGCGGTCTCTTCGACCGTCTGCAGGGTGTCTTCCATGTCGCTGTAGACCACGATCACGGCCGGAGCGTTGGTGACCTGGGCCTGACCATAGGCCGCTTCACGCAGCTGCTCCTTGACGGCGGGGTCCTGGACCACGGCAAAGCGCCAGGTCTGGGCGTTCCAGGCGCTGGGAGCGAGGCTGGCCAGGCGCAGCACTTCACGCAGGTCGTTCTGGTCGATGGGCTCCTGCACGAATTTGCGGATGCTGCGGCGGGTTTCGATAGCCTGAACAGCGGTCAGGGGCTGGGTGGCGGTAGCAGTCATGGGTGTAACATAAGGCAAAGTAGTTTGAAAAGTCAAGCGGTGTAATGACTGCAGCAATTTGATTCTGTTTTGGGTGTACAGTATGGACATGACCACCTCGCACTCTGCCTTCTGCCCGGTGTACCGGGCCATCGGCGTGCTGCAGGAGAAGTGGGTGCTGCACATCGTGCGTGCTCTGCTGGACGGCGAAAAAGGCTTTAACGAGCTGGCCCGCGCCGTGGGCGGTTGTAACAGCGCCACCTTGACGCAACGCCTCGAACATCTTGAGCACCTCGATCTGATCCGCAAACGCACCGAGGACACTCACGGCAAACTGGCCCGCAGTGTCTACACCCTTACCCCGGCTGGCAAGGAACTGCAGGCCGTGATTGTCGCCATCGACAGCTGGGCACGTGAGCACCTGCTCGACGAACCTCAGCCTGCCCTGACCTGAACCTCGCGGCACCCACATGAGCCGGAGTGAATAAAAGCGCAATACGCATAAGGCCAGCCGGTCACTAGGCTGGCCTTATGAGCGTAAAAGACAACTTCACGGCAGACGAGTGGTTCAAGGTCATGACCGGTCCCGGCCGGGCCGGAGCCGCCGTGGTAGCTGCGAGCCCCAGTGGACTTACCGGGCTGCTGGCCGAAGCGCAGGCCATCGCCGGCAGCGTGCGCGAGCACGTCAGCCGTGCAGGCCGCACCCCCCTGATGGAAGCCATGGCAGCGGACCTGATGGGCTCCCCAGCCGAGACGCAGTCCCTGCAACAGCAGGAAAAGGCCCGCAACATGGAAGAAGCTGTCGCTCAGAGCATTGAAGGGGTGCGGCAGGCGATCTGGCTGGTCAGCAGCAAAACCAGCCAGGAGGACGCCGCCGCGTACCGTCAGATGCTGATCGAGGTTGTGGAGCGCACTGCCGGGGCCGCCAAGGAAGGCGGCTTCCTGGGCATAGGCGGCGAACAGGTCAACGACCGAGAACGTGCCGTGGTCGAGGAGCTGCGGCAGGTGATCGGCGGCGCCGCAAGCCAGGGCGCCAGCAGCACAGTGGTTGTGACTCACGAAACACCGCCCACTCCGGGTCCTGACGGCAGCGGCAACAGCAATTGAAGCTGCGCCGTGCGCGAGGTCACGAATGTCACACTGAGCTGGTCGCCACCGAACGGAAGAGAGGCAGCGCTTGAGAAGTGAGGCACCTGTAGTTCAGTTCCTGAATGTTCCGGAATTGGGGCAGACCCCGGGGTACTCGCATCTCGCCCAGGTCCAGGGCGGAAGCACGCTATAGCTGTCGGGGCAGATCGCGGTGGACGCCCAGGGGCGCACCGTCGGCGAAGGCGATTTCACTGCGTAGACTCGGCAGGTCTTCGCAAATCTGCGACAGGCTCTGGCCGCCGTGGACCTGACGTTCGATGCAGTGGTGAAACTGACCTTCTTCCTGACAGACTTCCACCATCTGGCCGAGATGCGGGCCGTGCACGAGGAGTTCGTGAATACTGCCTCACCACCGGCCAGCAGGGCGGTGCAGGTGGCGGCACTGGAGCACCCCGAACTGCTGATTGAAGTGGAGGCCATCGCTGCCGGGCCGTAACATCGCCGTCACGGCGTGACTTGTGCACGGGTCTGGCCTCCGGGTCCCCAGCTCACCTGTATGCTGAGCCATGAGCGGGGGGCAACTGGCGCTGATCGTGGGACAACCACGGGGGAGTCACCCGAACTTCAAAATGGATCGCGCGCCTGGGTCGGAACTTCGCCTGCACATGCAGGCGCGTTCCGGTCTGTGGTCTGCCGGGACCCGCACCTCAGGCCAGCACAGCGGAGGATACGAGCATGACAAAACGGGCATTGATCTCGGTAAGTGACAAGACAGGCGTGGTGGAGTTCGCGCGCAGCCTGACGGCGCGCGGCTGGGAGATCCTGAGCACCGGGGGAACCTTCCACGCGTTGCAGGAGGCGGGTGTCAGCGTGACCCAGGTCAGCGACGTCACGGGCTTTCCGGAAATGCTCGACGGCCGGGTCAAGACACTGCACCCAGCGGTTCACGGCGGCATCCTGGCCCGGCGCGAGCCGCAGCACCTCTCGCAGCTGGAGGCGCAGGGGTTCGGCACCATTGATCTGGTCTGCGTCAACCTTTACCCCTTCCGCGAAACGGTGGCGCGCGGCGCGCCGGACCCGGAGGTGATCGAGAACATCGACATCGGCGGCCCGGCCATGATCCGCTCCGCGGCCAAGAACCACAGCGGCGTGCTGGTGCTGGTGGATCCAGCCGACTACCCGGTGGCCCTCCAGGACGAGGTGCCGGACAGCGACCGTCGCCGGCTCGCCGCCAAGGCCTACCGCCACACCAGCGAGTACGACGCGGCCATCACCGCCTACCTCGACGGCAGTGCCAATGAGCTGCCGACCCGGCTGCCGGAGCAGCTCAGCCTGGACCTCAGCCGCGTGGCGCAGGTCCGGTACGGTGAGAATCCACATCAGCCCGGTGCCATCTACCGCTGGGGGCAGGCGCGGGGCCCGGTGATCGACGCGCAGGTGGTGGCCGGCAAGCCGATGAGCTTCAACAATTACGCCGACGCGGACGCCGCCTGGAGCCTGTGTCAGGAACTCGCCGGCCGGGAGGACGGCGCAGTGTGCGTGGCGGTCAAGCATGCCAACCCCTGCGGCGTGGCGGTCGCCGACGACGTGCGTAGCGCCTGGGAACGTGCCCGTGACGCCGACACCCTGAGTGTGTTTGGCGGGGTCGTGGCGGTTAGCCGTCCCGTGGACTTTCAGGCCGCCCAGGCCATGCGCGGCACCTTCCTGGAGGTGCTGATCGCGCCGGAAGTCACCCCCGACGCCGTGGAATGGTTTGCCGAGAAGAAGCCGGACCTGCGCGTGCTGGTGGCCGCCGCCGGGAACCTCAGCGTGCTGGACGTGCGGCCCCTGACAGGCGGCTTTGCGGTGCAGGAGCGCGATACCCGTCCCTGGGACGACCTGTGCCCGGAGGTGGTCACAGCGCGCCAGCCCACCGATCAGGAGTGGGCTGACCTGCGTTTCGCCTGGGCCACCGTCAAGCACGCGCGCAGCAACGCGGTGGTGCTGGCAAAAGGCGGCGTCACTGTCGGCCTGGGAGCCGGAGCGGTCAGCCGGATCTGGGCCGCAGAACGTGCGGTGGCGAATGCGGGCGAGAAGGCCCAGGGCGCCGTGCTGGCCAGTGAAGCCTTCTTTCCTTTCGATGATGTTGTGCGGCTGGCCGCGCAGGCCGGCGTGACGGCCATCTTGCAGCCTGGAGGCGCCAAACGCGATCCGGAAGTGATTGCTGCGGCCAACGACCTGGGTGTGAGCATGGTCTTTACCGGTTCGCGCCACTTCCGGCATTAGGGAGCGGCCGTGACTGAGCCTTCCCCTTCCCTGCCGGCCCTCTCCCTGTCCGGTAAACCCCTGGCCAACCGGGTCACCCAGGAGGTCCGGGCCGCCCTGTCCGGCTGGGCCACGCAGGCGCCCGGTTTCCAACCCCAGCTTGTCAGCGTACTGGCTTCCAGCGATCCAGCCTCGCTGGTCTATGTGCACAGCAAGGCCCGGCAGGCCCGCAAGCTCGGCGTGGACCTGCAGGTGCGCGATCTGGGCGCACACGCCACCCAGGATGAGCTGCACGGGGTCCTGCGTGAGCTGTCGTCAGACCCAGGGGTCCACGGCATCATGCTGGAACTGCCTCTGGCCGGTGGCCTGGATGCCGACGCCGCGCTGCTCCACGTGGCGCACCGCAAGGATGTGGAAGGGCTGACCCCAGCCAACCTTGCCCTGATTGCGGCGGGCCGCGAGGCCGAGGCGATCCTGCCGCCGACCCCCCGCAGCGTGCGCTTCCTGCTGCGCGAAGTTCTGGGTGACGACCTGCGCGGCCAGCGCATCGCGGTAGTCGGCCCGGGGCGTACCGTGGGCCGCCCGCTGGCCTTCATGCTGAACAACCGCGGTGTGACCGTGACCATGTGCAACGAACACACCCGTGGCCTGGAAGCCGTCCTGGCACCCATGGACGCCGTGGTCGTGGCGGTCGGTCATCCGGGGCTGCTGCGCGCAGAGCACGTCCAGCCGCATCAGGTAATCATCGACGCGGGCATCAACGTGCAGGGCAAGCAGGTGGTCGGGGACGCCGAAGCCGGACTGCCGGTGCGGGCCCAGACTCCCGTCCCGGGCGGCGTCGGCCCGCTGACGAGCGCCCTGATGTACCAGAATCTGGTGCGCGCCGTGAAGCTTCAGCGGGGCGAGAACGTCGACTGATTTCGGGCAGAACTCCGGGCTGTCTCAGTCGGACAGGGTATCTTGATAGATCCTTTCAAGCCTCAGGTCCAGAAGCCATAGTTCTTTCGATTGCGCTGAGATCTTCGTCTGTGGGGTCGGGTCAGCCCGCAACGATCCTGTGCGGCGTTACCTGGTCTGAGCAGATCCTCGGTGGTTTCCGGCATCATCCCAGGGAGCCGCGGGGAGTTGTGATGACCGTGCTGACCCGGCAAAGGAAGCTTGTCCGGGGTCCAGGCACGTCCTGACAAATGACACCACGGCGTGAAATGACATAGTGTCCGGAGAATTCACGCCCGTGCGTGACGACAGGAGACCCCTTGAGAAAATTCCTGACCCTGCTTGATGTCATCGGCCTGGCTTCGTTTGGCCTGTATGCCGCGCAGCAACTGGCCAGTGCCGTCATTCCGCCCCGCCAGCTGCCTACTGCCAGGGCCGACCAGGGCGCCAGCCTGACCTTTCTGGTCCCGGCCCTGAACGAGGAGCAGGTCATCGAACCGACCCTCCGGAACCTGCGTGAAATGGCTCCGGAGGCGCGCGTGGTCGTGATCGACGACGCCAGTGACGACCAGACCCCACAGATTGTGCAGCGTGTGGCCGGGGACGACCCTGGCGTGCAGCTGCTGCGGCGCGAGTTTCCGGATGCCCGGCAGAACAAGGGCAAGGCCATGACTTGGGCCGTGGCCCAGCTGCTCCAGGGACCGCTGCAGGGACGAGACCTTAGTCAGGAAGTTCTCATCGGCATCGACGCCGACGGCAGGATTGGTCCGGATTTCGCGCCGCAGGTGCGTGGGGCCTTTCTGGACCCGCAGGTCATGGCCGCCCAGGCCTGGATGCGCTACCGGCAGACCACAATCCCGCTGCCGGGCTCGCGGGGCTTTATTGCGCGCATTCTGCTGGTGCAGCAGGATCTCGAAAACTTCATCCTGGGCCATTACCAGCGGGTCCGTCACTGGGCCGGCACGGCGTCATTGACAGGCAATGGCCAGTGCATGCGCGCCAGTTACGTGGCCCATCAGCTTGGCCGTGGGGTGCTTCCCTGGCCCGATGTGCTGCTTGAAGACTTTGGCAGCGCGCTGGAGATCCGGCTGGACAACCCAGGGCACCGTATCGCCATGCTCACCGCCCATGTGGGGCAGCAGGGCATGATCGATGCCGTGCCGTTCATGCGTCAGCGGGCCCGCTGGATCCAGGGCACCATGGAATGCCTGCCCTACCTGCCGCGTCTCGTGCGCAGCGGCACGCACCCAGTCACCCTGATCGATTTCACCTATCTGATCCTGGGACCCTGGCTGAACGCGGCGCTGCTGCTCAGCATGGGCACGCAGCCGCTGCGCAGGGTGCTGAAGGTCCAGGGACTGTCCACGCCCGGCTGGGTAGGCCTGGTCTTCACGGTCCTGCCGCTGGGCTTCCAGCTGAACTGGGCCGTCCGTTACCGCCGTGAGCAGCAGCTGCCATGGACCTCGGTCGCGTACATCATGGGCACGCTGCCTATTTTCAGTGCAATCACGCTATGGTCCCTGCCGCTGGCCTTCTACCGCCACTTTACGGGCCGGAATACCTGGTACAAGAGCGTGCGCCACGCTGAGCCGCTCGCAGCAGGCCCCGGCACGCTGACTGCCAGCGACTGATACGGATTCCGTCTGTTTCATTGATAAACCGGAAGAGCGCCGGTTTGTCAATTCCACGCCCGGAACCCGTTTTTCTCCCACTCGCCTTGCTCGGGTTGAATGGTTCTTGCAAACGACTCAATCGGAGTCCGTATGACCGGGCCCTGAGACTCCCCACCCGACTTCAGGCCGTGGCCCAAGCAGCCCGGCCTTTGCCTTGCTCGGTTGCCAGACGGGTCAGTGGCCGCGCAGAAAGGCACCGACCCGCTCGGGCAGATCCTGGGCGTCCATCAGGAAGGCGTCGTGGCCATGAACGCTGTCCAGTTCCCAGTACTGGGCACAGGGAAGCAGCGCGGCGCAGGCCTGAACCTCAGCAGGCGGATACAGCACATCGCTGCTGATTCCCACAGCTAGAACCGGGGTGCGGATGCTGCGCAGCTCGGCGTCGGTCGGCTGGAAAGTATCCATCGCCCAGGTCAGCGCGACGTAGCTGCGTTCGCAGAAGCGCGCGTGGAGTTTCTCGCCCTGATACTGCAGATAGGACGTGATGGCCGGGGTCCCGGGAGCACGCTGCCCGGCCTGCGTCAGTGCAAAACTCTGGGGGCTGCGGTAGGACAGCATGGCGATCTGCCGGGCGACCTTCAGGCCCTCTCCCCCGGGCGCAGCCTGGATGGCGCTGCGCGCCGCGGTGTTCAGGCCGATTGCCCACGGCGAGTGCCGTGCCGGCGCGCCGATAATCACGGCCCTTTCCACCAGGTCCGGGCATTCGAGCAGCCAGGCGTAAGCCAGCATGCCGCCCATACTGCCGCCCACCAGCCGCACCCGCCGCACACCCAGGTGCTCCAGCAGCGCACGCCCCACCCGGGCCATGTCGCGCAGGCTCAGGGGGGCGTCCCCGCCACCCACCGGGGGCAGTTCACCGGGGCTGGTGCTTCCGGCGCAGCCACCCAGCACATTGGCACACACCACGAAACCGAGCTCGGGGTCCAGGGGGCAACCTTTACCCAGAAACTCCGGCCACCACTCGTGAACGGCGCTGTTTCCGGTCAGGGCATGCAGGACCAGTGTGGCGTCCTCGCGGGCCTCGCCGTAGGTGTGGTACGCCACCCGCACGTCGTTCACGGCCTGACCACAATCGAGCAGCAGCGGTTCATGCCGGAACAGGGTCACCGTCTGCTGAACCGGACATCGGTCCGCAGCAGCGGGCGGCGTCTGGTGGGCAGGGTGGATCAGGGCCGTCACCCTTCATCCCCGACCAGCGAGGGGCTTCCGGTCAGCACCGCTGGTTCGTCACCCGAGGGCAGCAGGTCAGGGGCAGCGGCCAGCGCCTGCGCAAAATCCTCCTGAATGTCCTCGATGTGCTCGATCCCGACCGAGACGCGGATCAGCCCTGGCGTCACGCCGGCCGTGGCCTGGGTCTGCTCGTCGAGCTGGCTGTGGGTGGTGCTGGCCGGATGAATCACCAGGGTCCGGGTGTCGCCCACGTTGGCCACGTGCTGCGCGAGTCTCACACTGCGGATAAATGCCTCGCCTGCCGCGCGGCCACCCCGCAGTTCAAAGGTCAGCACCGAGCCCGCTCCACGCGGGAGATAATGCTGGGCACGGTCGTAATGGGGGTGGTTGCTCAGGCCAGGGTAGGTCACCCGGCTCACGTCAGGGTGGGCGGCCAGCCAGGAGGCCAGGGTCAGGGCATTGTGCGCATGGCGCTCGGCGCGCAGGGACAGCGTTTCCAGGCCCTGCAGGAATTGCCAGGCCTGCTGCGGAGCCAGGGTGGTCCCCAGGTCCCGCAGGCCTTCGGTGCGGGCGCGGATGATAAAGGCGACGTTGGGCAGGCCCAGCGGATTGCTGGTGCCGAAGGTCTCCCAGAAGTTCAGACCGTGATAGCTGGGCGAGGCCTCGGTCATCAGGGGATAGCGGCCGTTGTTCCAGTTGAAGTTGCCGCCGTCCACGATGACCCCGCCAATCCCGTTGCCGTGCCCGCCGATCCATTTGCTGGCGCTGTGGGTCACGATGTCGGCCCCGTGCCGCAGCGGCTGGCAGTAGTAGCCGCCCGCGCCGAAGGTGTTGTCCACGATGACCGCCACACCACGCGCGTGGGCCTCAGCCGCCACACCCTCAAAATCCGGGATGTTCAGGGCCGGGTTGCCGATGGTCTCCAGGTACACGGCGCGGGTACGGTCGTCGATCAGGGCCGCGAACTCCTCGGGACGCTCGTCTTTGCCGGTAAAGCGCACCTCGATTCCCAGGCGCCGCAGGGTCACGCGGAACTGGTTGATGGTGCCGCCGTACAGGTTGGGACTGGCCACGATGTTGTCTCCGGCCTGGGCCAGCGTCGTGATCGCCACGAATTGTGCGGCGTGACCGCTGGAGACCGCCAGGGCGCCCACGCCGCCTTCCAGCGCCGCCACACGCTCCTCGAACACGGCGGTCGTGGGGTTCTGGATCCGGCTGTAGATGTTCCCGAAGGCCCGCAGGCCAAACAGGTCGGCGGCGTGCTCGGGAGACTGAAACACGTAGCTGTTGGTGGCATAGATCGGCACGGCCTGGGCACCGGTCGTGGGATCGGGCTGCTGCCCAGCATGAACCTGCAGGGTCTCGAATTTCAGAGCCATGGTGTGGCCTCCTCACAGAAAATGGGACGGGATCTGTGGGGGCGCTAACAGGCAGCGCCCCTCTCGGTACTGAGAAGGGGCGCGTTTCATCCGCGTGACCTTCCCTCTTGCTCCCACGCGCAGGCATCATCGTTAACGTGCGGTGGGCTGGCTGGGGCACCGTGACGCGATGAGGTCCGGTTGCCGCGCCGTCGACGAGCCAGGTCTCTCGGGCGCTCTGAAGTGGGTTGCTCCACGCGGGAGCTATCCAACAAACTACCGCCCCGGGGCAAGGGCGGTCAAGGCAAACGTCCGGACAGGTGGCTCAGCGCGGGGTCATCCAGTGGCGGCGCACTGGGGGCAGCGGCCATACAGCGTGACCTCATGGGCCTCCACCACGAAGCCTCCGGGGTAGACGCTGCCGGCCGGCAGGCTCAGCGGGCAGCTGTGCAGCGTAAAGACCCGGTGGCAGCTGGTGCACGAAAAATGATGGTGGTGACCCCGCCCACTGGGCTCATACAGCGTCTCGCCGTCCAGGGCCACCGGGTGGATGCGCCGCTGCTCGGTCAGCAGCTTCAGGGTGCGGTACACCGTGGCGATGCCCAGCCCGGGCAGGTCGGTCTGGGCGCGGCGCAGCACCTCCCCCACCGTCAGCGGGCCTTCCGCGCCGTCCAGCACGCGGGAGATCACGTCGCGTTGGCGGGTGCTGCGGGTCGCGGTCATGCCGGGCAGCATAGCAAATTTTGAGAACGCCAAATCAAAAGCAGCCCACCTGTGCGGTAGGCTGCCAGGAGCAGACAATTCAGCGGGCGTTGGGGTTGGAGCGCTCCTCGGGGGCAATCGGGGTGCCCACCGCCTTGGCCTCGACGTGGCTTTCCGGCATTGGCACCACACCGGGATGTTTCAGGAACGAGGCCGCCGGGCTGGTATCGGAACCGGCAGCCGCGCTGCTCGTGGTGCTGGTGGCCGTGCTGCTAAGTGTGGCTGCTCCGGCACTAGAGGGCGTGACCCTGACCGGCATGCCAGGAGTGGTAACAGTTGGCACGGTGCTGGTTTTCGTCACGGCCTTGGGATGGGCCGCGCCAGGCTGGCCGGCCTTATGAAGCATCGAATCCGACAGCTGTTCAAGTTTGGGGGTCAGGACCTTCTGGGTCAGGGTGCGGATCGCCAGGGTGCCCAGTGTAGCCACCAGGGCGCCGCCCACGCTCTGGCCACTCTGTTTTTTCTGGGCCTTGACCAGCGCTTTCTGGTGCTTGACGGGGCTACCCGCATGCACATAGATCTTCTTGCTGCGCCGCAGGCTGCGGCCCATCACCATGCCGATCACCGCGCCGACGGCCGAGGCACCGCCCAGCATCTTGAGCGGCTCTTTCTGCAACTGGGCCTGCAGGCTGGCTTCACGGGCCAGGGCGTCCACGCTGGCGCGCAGGCGTGCACGCGCGGCCTCACGCTCGGTCATGGGCTGGGGCACCGGCGTGTAAGGCATGGGCTGCGCGGGTTTAGGCTGGTCGGCCATCAGTACCCCTCCTTCTTCATGTCTTCCTTGAACGTGGGCGAGGTGCTGACTGTGATACCGGGCTGGTCCTTGAGCACGACCGGGTGCTGAACGTCGGAATCATGGCCGTGCTCATCGTCACCCTGGAGCTTCTTGTTCAGGTTGTTGCCATACACCTGTGGCTGGCCGGACGGCGTGCTTTCATACACCGGTACGGGTTCACTGTTGGCGGTCTTCTGCATCCCGGAGGCGTGGCCCTCGACATCGTTTGCCGACAGACGATCCGAGCCGACGCCGTAGGTGGTCGTGCCGGCAGCCACCTGCGAGCCGCTGATCGGGGCCGAAACCGTGGCCGACTGGCTGGACTGCTTTGCAGCGCGCTGCTCGGCCTGATACTGCGCCTCGAGACGCTCGTCCTCGGTCATGGTGGATGGGTCGCGGTCCACCAGCGGCTCCTCGTTCGGCACCTCGGCAGAGAGCTTCTTGAGCCCCATCATGACCAGCAGACCCGTGACCGCCAGACTCAGCACAGCGATGATCAGGGCAGCGGCCCAGGCCGGCAGACCCAGAGCCATCAGGCCATAGAAGACCGTCAGAATCAGGAAGATCAGGCCCATAACGAGCGGTCCCACCGCCGCCAGCAGCATGACGACGCCGATGCCCTTGGCCTTGGCAACGTCGCCGACCTTGCGCGCCACATTGTTGATCTCCGATTTCACGAGGGTAACGCCTGCGTCGAATACATCGACCAGTGCGCTTCCCATGCTCTTGCGTTCTTCCATGCTTCATCCTCCGGGTGGCCTGCCATGACGGCAGGCGGTTTGTGCTCCAGCATAGTGAATCCGGCTTCAGTCTCCCGGCAGGCCCAAGAAATCCTCAATTCTGTGGGCCCTGGGCCCTCACGTGGGTCGTCGTGGTGGTCAGGGAGGGTCCGGTCGCCCCGGACGCAGGCACCTTCAGGGGCTCAGGCTTGAGGCACACTGAGGTATGACCACCACCCAGCTTGACCCCGTGACCCGCACGATGGCCTACTTTGCGGGCGAGTGGCACACCACCCCACGAACCTTCGAGATCTTTCACCCTGGCAACGGCCAGAGTATCGGCGCGGTGGCCGACTGCACCGCCGACGACGCCCGGCGTGCCATCGACGCCGCCGAGACCGCGCTGCGTGACTGGCGGCGGACCACCGGTTACGAACGCGGGCAGGTGCTGCGCCGCTGGCATGACCTGATGCTGGAGCACAAAGAAGAGCTGGCCCGGCTGATGACCCTGGAGATGGGCAAGCCCATCACCGAGACGCGCGGCGAGGTGCACTACGCCGCGAGCTTTATCGAATGGTGCGCGGAAGAAGCCAGCCGCATCGGCGGCGAGCGCATCGCCATGCGCCTGGGCAACAAGCGGGGTTTTTCCAGTGCGGAGCCGGTGGGCATCGTGTACGCGGTGACGCCGTGGAATTTCCCGGCCGGCATGATTACCCGCAAGGCCGCCCCGGCCCTGGCCGCCGGCTGCGTCATGATCCTCAAACCCGCCGAGCAGAGCCCCATGACCGCGCTGTATCTGGCTGAACTGTGGCTGGAGGCCGGCGGTCCAGCCAATACATTGCAGGTACTGCCCACCAATGACGCCGCTGCATTCACGGTGCCGTTTATGGAAGACAGCCGAGTGCGCAAGCTAACCTTCACCGGCAGCACTCCGGTGGGCCGGCTGCTGTACGAGCAGGCCGCCAGGACCATGAAGCGCGTCTCTCTGGAACTGGGCGGCCA is part of the Deinococcus malanensis genome and harbors:
- a CDS encoding nitroreductase family protein, whose protein sequence is MTATATQPLTAVQAIETRRSIRKFVQEPIDQNDLREVLRLASLAPSAWNAQTWRFAVVQDPAVKEQLREAAYGQAQVTNAPAVIVVYSDMEDTLQTVEETAHPGMGEQGRTGQRATFDGAFGSLDVAQRGQWGLTQANIAFSFLMIAARSLGYDTVPMLGFQPDKVKEILGLPEHVQFAGLLPIGKRAEEGFPHHRHSIDRVTKFY
- a CDS encoding winged helix-turn-helix transcriptional regulator, which translates into the protein MTTSHSAFCPVYRAIGVLQEKWVLHIVRALLDGEKGFNELARAVGGCNSATLTQRLEHLEHLDLIRKRTEDTHGKLARSVYTLTPAGKELQAVIVAIDSWAREHLLDEPQPALT
- the purH gene encoding bifunctional phosphoribosylaminoimidazolecarboxamide formyltransferase/IMP cyclohydrolase — its product is MTKRALISVSDKTGVVEFARSLTARGWEILSTGGTFHALQEAGVSVTQVSDVTGFPEMLDGRVKTLHPAVHGGILARREPQHLSQLEAQGFGTIDLVCVNLYPFRETVARGAPDPEVIENIDIGGPAMIRSAAKNHSGVLVLVDPADYPVALQDEVPDSDRRRLAAKAYRHTSEYDAAITAYLDGSANELPTRLPEQLSLDLSRVAQVRYGENPHQPGAIYRWGQARGPVIDAQVVAGKPMSFNNYADADAAWSLCQELAGREDGAVCVAVKHANPCGVAVADDVRSAWERARDADTLSVFGGVVAVSRPVDFQAAQAMRGTFLEVLIAPEVTPDAVEWFAEKKPDLRVLVAAAGNLSVLDVRPLTGGFAVQERDTRPWDDLCPEVVTARQPTDQEWADLRFAWATVKHARSNAVVLAKGGVTVGLGAGAVSRIWAAERAVANAGEKAQGAVLASEAFFPFDDVVRLAAQAGVTAILQPGGAKRDPEVIAAANDLGVSMVFTGSRHFRH
- a CDS encoding bifunctional 5,10-methylenetetrahydrofolate dehydrogenase/5,10-methenyltetrahydrofolate cyclohydrolase; the encoded protein is MTEPSPSLPALSLSGKPLANRVTQEVRAALSGWATQAPGFQPQLVSVLASSDPASLVYVHSKARQARKLGVDLQVRDLGAHATQDELHGVLRELSSDPGVHGIMLELPLAGGLDADAALLHVAHRKDVEGLTPANLALIAAGREAEAILPPTPRSVRFLLREVLGDDLRGQRIAVVGPGRTVGRPLAFMLNNRGVTVTMCNEHTRGLEAVLAPMDAVVVAVGHPGLLRAEHVQPHQVIIDAGINVQGKQVVGDAEAGLPVRAQTPVPGGVGPLTSALMYQNLVRAVKLQRGENVD
- a CDS encoding glycosyltransferase family 2 protein — protein: MRKFLTLLDVIGLASFGLYAAQQLASAVIPPRQLPTARADQGASLTFLVPALNEEQVIEPTLRNLREMAPEARVVVIDDASDDQTPQIVQRVAGDDPGVQLLRREFPDARQNKGKAMTWAVAQLLQGPLQGRDLSQEVLIGIDADGRIGPDFAPQVRGAFLDPQVMAAQAWMRYRQTTIPLPGSRGFIARILLVQQDLENFILGHYQRVRHWAGTASLTGNGQCMRASYVAHQLGRGVLPWPDVLLEDFGSALEIRLDNPGHRIAMLTAHVGQQGMIDAVPFMRQRARWIQGTMECLPYLPRLVRSGTHPVTLIDFTYLILGPWLNAALLLSMGTQPLRRVLKVQGLSTPGWVGLVFTVLPLGFQLNWAVRYRREQQLPWTSVAYIMGTLPIFSAITLWSLPLAFYRHFTGRNTWYKSVRHAEPLAAGPGTLTASD
- a CDS encoding homoserine O-acetyltransferase family protein translates to MTALIHPAHQTPPAAADRCPVQQTVTLFRHEPLLLDCGQAVNDVRVAYHTYGEAREDATLVLHALTGNSAVHEWWPEFLGKGCPLDPELGFVVCANVLGGCAGSTSPGELPPVGGGDAPLSLRDMARVGRALLEHLGVRRVRLVGGSMGGMLAYAWLLECPDLVERAVIIGAPARHSPWAIGLNTAARSAIQAAPGGEGLKVARQIAMLSYRSPQSFALTQAGQRAPGTPAITSYLQYQGEKLHARFCERSYVALTWAMDTFQPTDAELRSIRTPVLAVGISSDVLYPPAEVQACAALLPCAQYWELDSVHGHDAFLMDAQDLPERVGAFLRGH
- a CDS encoding O-acetylhomoserine aminocarboxypropyltransferase/cysteine synthase family protein yields the protein MALKFETLQVHAGQQPDPTTGAQAVPIYATNSYVFQSPEHAADLFGLRAFGNIYSRIQNPTTAVFEERVAALEGGVGALAVSSGHAAQFVAITTLAQAGDNIVASPNLYGGTINQFRVTLRRLGIEVRFTGKDERPEEFAALIDDRTRAVYLETIGNPALNIPDFEGVAAEAHARGVAVIVDNTFGAGGYYCQPLRHGADIVTHSASKWIGGHGNGIGGVIVDGGNFNWNNGRYPLMTEASPSYHGLNFWETFGTSNPLGLPNVAFIIRARTEGLRDLGTTLAPQQAWQFLQGLETLSLRAERHAHNALTLASWLAAHPDVSRVTYPGLSNHPHYDRAQHYLPRGAGSVLTFELRGGRAAGEAFIRSVRLAQHVANVGDTRTLVIHPASTTHSQLDEQTQATAGVTPGLIRVSVGIEHIEDIQEDFAQALAAAPDLLPSGDEPAVLTGSPSLVGDEG
- a CDS encoding Fur family transcriptional regulator — translated: MTATRSTRQRDVISRVLDGAEGPLTVGEVLRRAQTDLPGLGIATVYRTLKLLTEQRRIHPVALDGETLYEPSGRGHHHHFSCTSCHRVFTLHSCPLSLPAGSVYPGGFVVEAHEVTLYGRCPQCAATG
- a CDS encoding phage holin family protein, which translates into the protein MEERKSMGSALVDVFDAGVTLVKSEINNVARKVGDVAKAKGIGVVMLLAAVGPLVMGLIFLILTVFYGLMALGLPAWAAALIIAVLSLAVTGLLVMMGLKKLSAEVPNEEPLVDRDPSTMTEDERLEAQYQAEQRAAKQSSQSATVSAPISGSQVAAGTTTYGVGSDRLSANDVEGHASGMQKTANSEPVPVYESTPSGQPQVYGNNLNKKLQGDDEHGHDSDVQHPVVLKDQPGITVSTSPTFKEDMKKEGY